One Peromyscus leucopus breed LL Stock chromosome 4, UCI_PerLeu_2.1, whole genome shotgun sequence genomic region harbors:
- the Dgkz gene encoding diacylglycerol kinase zeta isoform X2, with protein sequence METFFRRHFQRKAPGPGERLQRSSGVGLPTGKARRRSPAGQASSSLAQRRRSSAQLQGCFPRCGVGTQASRRRSSTAPPACNPRFMVDMVPTLQPATAGAQLLGTPLLLAGLMGMKEEEEGAQEGDETAGATSDAKPGARTPRPSSHQGTWPLLPVSRCLRRGSSHLLPADVVYGQTLWGLHGHYRRLSQRWPSGQHPGLGGRSQRASGTAAGPTIPARVRPLSRRRQVALRRKSAGPQPWNTLLMKAITKSGLQHLAPPPPTSGAPCGESERQIRSTVDWSESAAYGEHIWFETNVSGDFCYVGEQYCVAKMLKSVPRRKCAACKIVVHTPCIEQLEKINFRCKPSFRESGSRNVREPTFVRHHWVHRRRQDGKCRHCGKGFQQKFTFHSKEIVAISCSWCKQAYHSKVSCFMLQQIEEPCSLGVHAAVVIPPTWILRARRPQNTLKASKKKKRASFKRRSSKKGPEEGRWRPFIIRPTPSPLMKPLLVFVNPKSGGNQGAKIIQSFLWYLNPRQVFDLSQGGPREALEMYRKVHNLRILACGGDGTVGWILSTLDQLRLKPPPPVAILPLGTGNDLARTLNWGGGYTDEPVSKILSHVEEGNVVQLDRWDLRAEPNPEAGPEERDDGATDRLPLDVFNNYFSLGFDAHVTLEFHESREANPEKFNSRFRNKMFYAGVNGLLDFLMGSSKDLAKHIRVVCDGMDLTPKIQDLKPQCIVFLNIPRYCAGTMPWGHPGEHHDFEPQRHDDGYLEVIGFTMTSLAALQVGGHGERLTQCREVLLTTAKAIPVQVDGEPCKLAASRIRIALRNQATMVQKAKRRSAAPLHSDQQPVPEQLRIQVSRVSMHDYEALHYDKEQLREASVPLGTVVVPGDSDLELCRAHIERLQQEPDGAGAKSPMCHQLSSKWCFLDATTASRFYRIDRAQEHLNYVTEIAQDEIYILDPELLGASARPDLPTPTSPLPASPCSPIPRSLQGDAAPPQGEELIDAAKRNDFCKLQELHRAGGDLMHRDQQSRTLLHHAVSTGSKEVVRYLLDHAPPEIIDAVEENGETCLHQAAALGQRTICHYIVEAGASLMKTDQQGDTPRQRAEKAQDTELAAYLENRQHYQMIQREDQETAV encoded by the exons ATGGAGACCTTCTTTAGGAGGCATTTCCAACGGAAGGCACCAGGTCCTGGAGAGAGGCTGCAGCGGTCCAGTGGTGTGGGGCTGCCCACAGGCAAGGCTCGACGCCGCTCCCCTGCAGGGCAGGCCTCCTCCTCACTGGCCCAGAGGCGCCGCTCCAGTGCACAGCTCCAGGGCTGTTTCCCCAGATGCGGGGTGGGCACCCAAGCCAGCCGCAGGCGGTCCAGCACCGCACCTCCTGCCTGCAATCCTCGCTTTATGGTGGATATGGTGCCCACCCTACAGCCTGCCACTGCTGGGGCCCAGCTTCTGGGTACACCCCTGCTGTTGGCTGGGCTCATGggcatgaaggaggaggaggaaggggcccaGGAGGGAGATGAGACAGCCGGGGCAACAAGTGATGCCAAACCAGGTGCCAGGACACCAAGGCCCTCCTCACACCAGGGCACCTGGCCATTGCTCCCCGTGTCCCGCTGCCTACGCAGAGGCTCCTCCCACCTGCTCCCCGCTGACGTGGTGTATGGCCAGACTCTCTGGGGCCTGCATGGGCACTATCGTCGCCTCAGCCAGCGGTGGCCGTCAGGCCAACACCCGGGGCTTGGGGGCCGAAGCCAAAGAGCCTCGGGCACTGCAGCGGGCCCCACGATCCCTGCCCGTGTGCGCCCACTGTCTCGCAGACGCCAGGTAGCTCTAAGGCGGAAGTCAGCTGGACCCCAGCCCTGGAACACCCTGCTTAT GAAAGCCATCACCAAGTCAGGCCTCCAGCACCTGGCACCCCCTCCTCCCACGTCTGGGGCCCCGTGTGGCGAATCGGAGCGGCAGATCCGGAGCACTGTGGACTGGAGT GAGTCAGCAGCCTATGGGGAGCACATCTGGTTTGAGACCAACGTGTCCGGTGACTTCTGCTATGTCGGGGAGCAGTACTGCGTAGCGAAGATGCTG AAGTCAGTGCCCAGAAGAAAGTGTGCAGCCTGTAAGATTGTGGTGCACACCCCATGCATTGAGCAGCTGGAGAAG ATCAATTTTCGCTGTAAGCCGTCCTTCCGTGAATCAGGCTCCAGGAATGTTCGTGAG ccaACCTTCGTAAGACACCACTGGGTGCACAGGCGACGTCAGGATGGCAAGTGTCGGCACTGTGGGAAG GGCTTCCAGCAGAAGTTCACTTTCCACAGCAAGGAGATCGTGGCCATCAGTTGCTCCTGGTGCAAGCAGGCA TACCACAGCAAGGTGTCCTGCTTCATGCTGCAGCAGATTGAGGAACCCTGCTCCCTGGGGGTGCATGCAGCTGTGGTCATCCCACCCACCTGGATCCTCAGGGCCCGGAGGCCCCAG AATACCCTCAAGGCcagcaagaagaaaaagagagcgTCCTTCAAGAGGAGATCTAGCAAGAAAGGACCTGAG GAAGGCCGATGGAGACCCTTCATTATCAGGCCCACCCCATCCCCCCTCATGAAGCCCCTGCTGGTGTTTGTGAACCCTAAGAGCGGTGGTAACCAG GGCGCTAAGATTATCCAGTCTTTCCTGTGGTATCTGAATCCTCGACAAGTCTTTGACCTGAGCCAGGGGGGACCCAGGGAGGC GCTGGAAATGTACCGCAAAGTGCATAATTTGAGGATTCTGGCTTGCGGGGGTGACGGCACG GTTGGCTGGATTCTGTCCACCCTGGACCAGCTGCGCTTAAAACCACCGCCCCCTGTGGCCATCCTGCCCCTGGGTACTGGCAACGACCTGGCCCGCACCCTCAACTGGGGCGGG GGTTACACAGATGAGCCTGTGTCGAAGATCCTTTCCCACGTAGAGGAGGGGAATGTGGTACAGCTGGACCGCTGGGACCTGCGAGCAGAGCCCAACCCTGAGGCAGGACCCGAGGAGCGAGATGATGGAGCCACTGACCGg CTGCCCCTGGATGTCTTCAACAACTACTTCAGTCTGGGCTTTGATGCCCACGTCACCTTGGAGTTTCATGAGTCTCGAG AAGCCAACCCGGAGAAGTTCAACAGCCGTTTTCGGAATAAGATGTTCTATGCTGGGGTGA ACGGCCTTCTCGACTTCCTGATGGGCAGCTCCAAGGACTTAGCCAAGCACATCCGAGTAGTG TGTGATGGGATGGACCTAACCCCCAAGATCCAGGACCTGAAACCCCAGTGCATCGTTTTCCTGAACATCCCCAG gtacTGTGCAGGCACCATGCCCTGGGGCCACCCTGGGGAGCACCATGACTTTGAGCCCCAGCGGCATGATGATGGTTACCTCGAGGTCATCGGCTTTACCATGACATCCTTG GCGGCGCTGCAGGTGGGTGGGCACGGCGAGCGGCTGACCCAGTGCCGAGAAGTGCTGCTCACCACGGCCAAGGCCATCCCTGTGCAGGTGGATGGGGAGCCCTGCAAGCTTGCAGCATCGCGTATTCGAATCGCCCTGCGCAACCAGGCCACCATGGTGCAGAAGGCCAAGCGCCGGAGTGCGGCCCCACTGCACAGCGA TCAGCAGCCGGTTCCCGAGCAGCTGCGGATCCAGGTGAGCAGGGTCAGCATGCACGACTATGAGGCTCTGCATTACGACAAGGAGCAGCTCAGGGAGGCCT CTGTGCCTCTGGGCACTGTGGTGGTCCCTGGAGACAGTGACCTGGAGCTCTGCCGTGCCCACATCGAGAGACTCCAGCAG GAGCCCGATGGTGCTGGAGCCAAGTCCCCGATGTGCCACCAGCTGTCCTCCAAGTGGTGTTTCTTGGATG ccaccactgccagccgCTTCTACAGGATTGACAGGGCCCAG GAACACCTCAACTATGTGACAGAGATTGCCCAGGACGAGATTTATATCCTAGACCCTGAGCTGCTGGGGGCATCAGCCCGGCCTGAcctccccacccctacctccccgctccctgcctccccctgctcccccatACCCCG GTCACTGCAGGGGGATGCCGCACCACCTCAAG GTGAAGAGCTGATTGACGCCGCCAAGAGGAATGACTTCTGCAAG CTCCAGGAGCTACACCGAGCAGGAGGAGACCTCATGCACCGGGACCAACAGAGCCGCACACTCTTGCACCACGCGGTCAGCACGGGCAGTAAGGAAGTGGTCCGCTATCTGCTGGACCACG CGCCGCCGGAGATCATCGATGCGGTGGAGGAGAA CGGGGAGACCTGTCTACACCAGGCAGCCGCCCTGGGTCAGCGCACCATCTGCCACTACATTGTAGAAGCCGGGGCCTCCCTCATGAAGACGGACCAGCAG GGCGACACCCCCCGGCAGCGAGCTGAAAAGGCTCAGGACACAGAGCTAGCTGCCTACCTGGAAAACAGACAGCATTACC
- the Dgkz gene encoding diacylglycerol kinase zeta isoform X4: MEPRDPSPEARSSDSESASASSSGSERDAGPEPDKAPRRLTKRRFPGLRLFGHRKAITKSGLQHLAPPPPTSGAPCGESERQIRSTVDWSESAAYGEHIWFETNVSGDFCYVGEQYCVAKMLQKSVPRRKCAACKIVVHTPCIEQLEKINFRCKPSFRESGSRNVREPTFVRHHWVHRRRQDGKCRHCGKGFQQKFTFHSKEIVAISCSWCKQAYHSKVSCFMLQQIEEPCSLGVHAAVVIPPTWILRARRPQNTLKASKKKKRASFKRRSSKKGPEEGRWRPFIIRPTPSPLMKPLLVFVNPKSGGNQGAKIIQSFLWYLNPRQVFDLSQGGPREALEMYRKVHNLRILACGGDGTVGWILSTLDQLRLKPPPPVAILPLGTGNDLARTLNWGGGYTDEPVSKILSHVEEGNVVQLDRWDLRAEPNPEAGPEERDDGATDRLPLDVFNNYFSLGFDAHVTLEFHESREANPEKFNSRFRNKMFYAGVNGLLDFLMGSSKDLAKHIRVVCDGMDLTPKIQDLKPQCIVFLNIPRYCAGTMPWGHPGEHHDFEPQRHDDGYLEVIGFTMTSLAALQVGGHGERLTQCREVLLTTAKAIPVQVDGEPCKLAASRIRIALRNQATMVQKAKRRSAAPLHSDQQPVPEQLRIQVSRVSMHDYEALHYDKEQLREASVPLGTVVVPGDSDLELCRAHIERLQQEPDGAGAKSPMCHQLSSKWCFLDATTASRFYRIDRAQEHLNYVTEIAQDEIYILDPELLGASARPDLPTPTSPLPASPCSPIPRSLQGDAAPPQGEELIDAAKRNDFCKLQELHRAGGDLMHRDQQSRTLLHHAVSTGSKEVVRYLLDHAPPEIIDAVEENGETCLHQAAALGQRTICHYIVEAGASLMKTDQQGDTPRQRAEKAQDTELAAYLENRQHYQMIQREDQETAV, from the exons GAAAGCCATCACCAAGTCAGGCCTCCAGCACCTGGCACCCCCTCCTCCCACGTCTGGGGCCCCGTGTGGCGAATCGGAGCGGCAGATCCGGAGCACTGTGGACTGGAGT GAGTCAGCAGCCTATGGGGAGCACATCTGGTTTGAGACCAACGTGTCCGGTGACTTCTGCTATGTCGGGGAGCAGTACTGCGTAGCGAAGATGCTG CAGAAGTCAGTGCCCAGAAGAAAGTGTGCAGCCTGTAAGATTGTGGTGCACACCCCATGCATTGAGCAGCTGGAGAAG ATCAATTTTCGCTGTAAGCCGTCCTTCCGTGAATCAGGCTCCAGGAATGTTCGTGAG ccaACCTTCGTAAGACACCACTGGGTGCACAGGCGACGTCAGGATGGCAAGTGTCGGCACTGTGGGAAG GGCTTCCAGCAGAAGTTCACTTTCCACAGCAAGGAGATCGTGGCCATCAGTTGCTCCTGGTGCAAGCAGGCA TACCACAGCAAGGTGTCCTGCTTCATGCTGCAGCAGATTGAGGAACCCTGCTCCCTGGGGGTGCATGCAGCTGTGGTCATCCCACCCACCTGGATCCTCAGGGCCCGGAGGCCCCAG AATACCCTCAAGGCcagcaagaagaaaaagagagcgTCCTTCAAGAGGAGATCTAGCAAGAAAGGACCTGAG GAAGGCCGATGGAGACCCTTCATTATCAGGCCCACCCCATCCCCCCTCATGAAGCCCCTGCTGGTGTTTGTGAACCCTAAGAGCGGTGGTAACCAG GGCGCTAAGATTATCCAGTCTTTCCTGTGGTATCTGAATCCTCGACAAGTCTTTGACCTGAGCCAGGGGGGACCCAGGGAGGC GCTGGAAATGTACCGCAAAGTGCATAATTTGAGGATTCTGGCTTGCGGGGGTGACGGCACG GTTGGCTGGATTCTGTCCACCCTGGACCAGCTGCGCTTAAAACCACCGCCCCCTGTGGCCATCCTGCCCCTGGGTACTGGCAACGACCTGGCCCGCACCCTCAACTGGGGCGGG GGTTACACAGATGAGCCTGTGTCGAAGATCCTTTCCCACGTAGAGGAGGGGAATGTGGTACAGCTGGACCGCTGGGACCTGCGAGCAGAGCCCAACCCTGAGGCAGGACCCGAGGAGCGAGATGATGGAGCCACTGACCGg CTGCCCCTGGATGTCTTCAACAACTACTTCAGTCTGGGCTTTGATGCCCACGTCACCTTGGAGTTTCATGAGTCTCGAG AAGCCAACCCGGAGAAGTTCAACAGCCGTTTTCGGAATAAGATGTTCTATGCTGGGGTGA ACGGCCTTCTCGACTTCCTGATGGGCAGCTCCAAGGACTTAGCCAAGCACATCCGAGTAGTG TGTGATGGGATGGACCTAACCCCCAAGATCCAGGACCTGAAACCCCAGTGCATCGTTTTCCTGAACATCCCCAG gtacTGTGCAGGCACCATGCCCTGGGGCCACCCTGGGGAGCACCATGACTTTGAGCCCCAGCGGCATGATGATGGTTACCTCGAGGTCATCGGCTTTACCATGACATCCTTG GCGGCGCTGCAGGTGGGTGGGCACGGCGAGCGGCTGACCCAGTGCCGAGAAGTGCTGCTCACCACGGCCAAGGCCATCCCTGTGCAGGTGGATGGGGAGCCCTGCAAGCTTGCAGCATCGCGTATTCGAATCGCCCTGCGCAACCAGGCCACCATGGTGCAGAAGGCCAAGCGCCGGAGTGCGGCCCCACTGCACAGCGA TCAGCAGCCGGTTCCCGAGCAGCTGCGGATCCAGGTGAGCAGGGTCAGCATGCACGACTATGAGGCTCTGCATTACGACAAGGAGCAGCTCAGGGAGGCCT CTGTGCCTCTGGGCACTGTGGTGGTCCCTGGAGACAGTGACCTGGAGCTCTGCCGTGCCCACATCGAGAGACTCCAGCAG GAGCCCGATGGTGCTGGAGCCAAGTCCCCGATGTGCCACCAGCTGTCCTCCAAGTGGTGTTTCTTGGATG ccaccactgccagccgCTTCTACAGGATTGACAGGGCCCAG GAACACCTCAACTATGTGACAGAGATTGCCCAGGACGAGATTTATATCCTAGACCCTGAGCTGCTGGGGGCATCAGCCCGGCCTGAcctccccacccctacctccccgctccctgcctccccctgctcccccatACCCCG GTCACTGCAGGGGGATGCCGCACCACCTCAAG GTGAAGAGCTGATTGACGCCGCCAAGAGGAATGACTTCTGCAAG CTCCAGGAGCTACACCGAGCAGGAGGAGACCTCATGCACCGGGACCAACAGAGCCGCACACTCTTGCACCACGCGGTCAGCACGGGCAGTAAGGAAGTGGTCCGCTATCTGCTGGACCACG CGCCGCCGGAGATCATCGATGCGGTGGAGGAGAA CGGGGAGACCTGTCTACACCAGGCAGCCGCCCTGGGTCAGCGCACCATCTGCCACTACATTGTAGAAGCCGGGGCCTCCCTCATGAAGACGGACCAGCAG GGCGACACCCCCCGGCAGCGAGCTGAAAAGGCTCAGGACACAGAGCTAGCTGCCTACCTGGAAAACAGACAGCATTACC
- the Dgkz gene encoding diacylglycerol kinase zeta isoform X3: MAEGPGGGGPRGDRAAGGGRAVEEVVVRRRCRRGEEAEVFQPWPEGTRSVAAGPLVEERFRQMHLRKQVSYRKAITKSGLQHLAPPPPTSGAPCGESERQIRSTVDWSESAAYGEHIWFETNVSGDFCYVGEQYCVAKMLKSVPRRKCAACKIVVHTPCIEQLEKINFRCKPSFRESGSRNVREPTFVRHHWVHRRRQDGKCRHCGKGFQQKFTFHSKEIVAISCSWCKQAYHSKVSCFMLQQIEEPCSLGVHAAVVIPPTWILRARRPQNTLKASKKKKRASFKRRSSKKGPEEGRWRPFIIRPTPSPLMKPLLVFVNPKSGGNQGAKIIQSFLWYLNPRQVFDLSQGGPREALEMYRKVHNLRILACGGDGTVGWILSTLDQLRLKPPPPVAILPLGTGNDLARTLNWGGGYTDEPVSKILSHVEEGNVVQLDRWDLRAEPNPEAGPEERDDGATDRLPLDVFNNYFSLGFDAHVTLEFHESREANPEKFNSRFRNKMFYAGVNGLLDFLMGSSKDLAKHIRVVCDGMDLTPKIQDLKPQCIVFLNIPRYCAGTMPWGHPGEHHDFEPQRHDDGYLEVIGFTMTSLAALQVGGHGERLTQCREVLLTTAKAIPVQVDGEPCKLAASRIRIALRNQATMVQKAKRRSAAPLHSDQQPVPEQLRIQVSRVSMHDYEALHYDKEQLREASVPLGTVVVPGDSDLELCRAHIERLQQEPDGAGAKSPMCHQLSSKWCFLDATTASRFYRIDRAQEHLNYVTEIAQDEIYILDPELLGASARPDLPTPTSPLPASPCSPIPRSLQGDAAPPQGEELIDAAKRNDFCKLQELHRAGGDLMHRDQQSRTLLHHAVSTGSKEVVRYLLDHAPPEIIDAVEENGETCLHQAAALGQRTICHYIVEAGASLMKTDQQGDTPRQRAEKAQDTELAAYLENRQHYQMIQREDQETAV, translated from the exons GAAAGCCATCACCAAGTCAGGCCTCCAGCACCTGGCACCCCCTCCTCCCACGTCTGGGGCCCCGTGTGGCGAATCGGAGCGGCAGATCCGGAGCACTGTGGACTGGAGT GAGTCAGCAGCCTATGGGGAGCACATCTGGTTTGAGACCAACGTGTCCGGTGACTTCTGCTATGTCGGGGAGCAGTACTGCGTAGCGAAGATGCTG AAGTCAGTGCCCAGAAGAAAGTGTGCAGCCTGTAAGATTGTGGTGCACACCCCATGCATTGAGCAGCTGGAGAAG ATCAATTTTCGCTGTAAGCCGTCCTTCCGTGAATCAGGCTCCAGGAATGTTCGTGAG ccaACCTTCGTAAGACACCACTGGGTGCACAGGCGACGTCAGGATGGCAAGTGTCGGCACTGTGGGAAG GGCTTCCAGCAGAAGTTCACTTTCCACAGCAAGGAGATCGTGGCCATCAGTTGCTCCTGGTGCAAGCAGGCA TACCACAGCAAGGTGTCCTGCTTCATGCTGCAGCAGATTGAGGAACCCTGCTCCCTGGGGGTGCATGCAGCTGTGGTCATCCCACCCACCTGGATCCTCAGGGCCCGGAGGCCCCAG AATACCCTCAAGGCcagcaagaagaaaaagagagcgTCCTTCAAGAGGAGATCTAGCAAGAAAGGACCTGAG GAAGGCCGATGGAGACCCTTCATTATCAGGCCCACCCCATCCCCCCTCATGAAGCCCCTGCTGGTGTTTGTGAACCCTAAGAGCGGTGGTAACCAG GGCGCTAAGATTATCCAGTCTTTCCTGTGGTATCTGAATCCTCGACAAGTCTTTGACCTGAGCCAGGGGGGACCCAGGGAGGC GCTGGAAATGTACCGCAAAGTGCATAATTTGAGGATTCTGGCTTGCGGGGGTGACGGCACG GTTGGCTGGATTCTGTCCACCCTGGACCAGCTGCGCTTAAAACCACCGCCCCCTGTGGCCATCCTGCCCCTGGGTACTGGCAACGACCTGGCCCGCACCCTCAACTGGGGCGGG GGTTACACAGATGAGCCTGTGTCGAAGATCCTTTCCCACGTAGAGGAGGGGAATGTGGTACAGCTGGACCGCTGGGACCTGCGAGCAGAGCCCAACCCTGAGGCAGGACCCGAGGAGCGAGATGATGGAGCCACTGACCGg CTGCCCCTGGATGTCTTCAACAACTACTTCAGTCTGGGCTTTGATGCCCACGTCACCTTGGAGTTTCATGAGTCTCGAG AAGCCAACCCGGAGAAGTTCAACAGCCGTTTTCGGAATAAGATGTTCTATGCTGGGGTGA ACGGCCTTCTCGACTTCCTGATGGGCAGCTCCAAGGACTTAGCCAAGCACATCCGAGTAGTG TGTGATGGGATGGACCTAACCCCCAAGATCCAGGACCTGAAACCCCAGTGCATCGTTTTCCTGAACATCCCCAG gtacTGTGCAGGCACCATGCCCTGGGGCCACCCTGGGGAGCACCATGACTTTGAGCCCCAGCGGCATGATGATGGTTACCTCGAGGTCATCGGCTTTACCATGACATCCTTG GCGGCGCTGCAGGTGGGTGGGCACGGCGAGCGGCTGACCCAGTGCCGAGAAGTGCTGCTCACCACGGCCAAGGCCATCCCTGTGCAGGTGGATGGGGAGCCCTGCAAGCTTGCAGCATCGCGTATTCGAATCGCCCTGCGCAACCAGGCCACCATGGTGCAGAAGGCCAAGCGCCGGAGTGCGGCCCCACTGCACAGCGA TCAGCAGCCGGTTCCCGAGCAGCTGCGGATCCAGGTGAGCAGGGTCAGCATGCACGACTATGAGGCTCTGCATTACGACAAGGAGCAGCTCAGGGAGGCCT CTGTGCCTCTGGGCACTGTGGTGGTCCCTGGAGACAGTGACCTGGAGCTCTGCCGTGCCCACATCGAGAGACTCCAGCAG GAGCCCGATGGTGCTGGAGCCAAGTCCCCGATGTGCCACCAGCTGTCCTCCAAGTGGTGTTTCTTGGATG ccaccactgccagccgCTTCTACAGGATTGACAGGGCCCAG GAACACCTCAACTATGTGACAGAGATTGCCCAGGACGAGATTTATATCCTAGACCCTGAGCTGCTGGGGGCATCAGCCCGGCCTGAcctccccacccctacctccccgctccctgcctccccctgctcccccatACCCCG GTCACTGCAGGGGGATGCCGCACCACCTCAAG GTGAAGAGCTGATTGACGCCGCCAAGAGGAATGACTTCTGCAAG CTCCAGGAGCTACACCGAGCAGGAGGAGACCTCATGCACCGGGACCAACAGAGCCGCACACTCTTGCACCACGCGGTCAGCACGGGCAGTAAGGAAGTGGTCCGCTATCTGCTGGACCACG CGCCGCCGGAGATCATCGATGCGGTGGAGGAGAA CGGGGAGACCTGTCTACACCAGGCAGCCGCCCTGGGTCAGCGCACCATCTGCCACTACATTGTAGAAGCCGGGGCCTCCCTCATGAAGACGGACCAGCAG GGCGACACCCCCCGGCAGCGAGCTGAAAAGGCTCAGGACACAGAGCTAGCTGCCTACCTGGAAAACAGACAGCATTACC